In Stenotrophomonas sp. 610A2, one DNA window encodes the following:
- a CDS encoding endonuclease/exonuclease/phosphatase family protein, whose amino-acid sequence MAEPVIPVIKIANLRLPDSGEIWTGQRDRIAALMEDLRPDVIVVQDVRQLANTANPACWLGSRLKYSCDFISADRPSQPVRRGNAVLTRLQAQQDGITLLHGDDAPTAAGMQRLQLQQAQLNIYAASMCPSDNNPVSRGHQAADLRSWMDATAEGLPSLIIGNFAAPTEELVRQLPGYQPARRNPSNRRGDARVAADAQHGLDVLYQVRSFADITQQAIQLPASDAQPAPEPLGMMATLRITRLPATDSVEQP is encoded by the coding sequence ATGGCTGAGCCGGTCATACCGGTCATCAAGATCGCCAACCTGCGCCTGCCCGACAGCGGCGAAATCTGGACCGGCCAGCGCGACCGGATCGCCGCGCTGATGGAAGACCTGCGGCCGGACGTGATCGTGGTGCAGGACGTGCGCCAGCTGGCCAACACCGCCAACCCCGCCTGCTGGCTGGGCAGCCGCCTCAAGTACAGCTGCGACTTCATCAGTGCCGACCGCCCCAGCCAGCCGGTGCGCCGCGGCAATGCGGTGCTGACCCGCCTGCAAGCCCAGCAGGACGGCATTACCCTGCTGCACGGCGACGACGCGCCAACCGCCGCAGGCATGCAGCGCCTGCAGCTGCAGCAGGCCCAACTGAACATCTATGCCGCCAGTATGTGCCCCAGCGACAACAACCCGGTCTCGCGCGGTCACCAGGCCGCGGATCTGCGCTCCTGGATGGATGCCACCGCCGAAGGCCTGCCGTCACTGATCATCGGCAACTTTGCCGCGCCCACCGAGGAACTGGTACGGCAACTGCCCGGTTATCAGCCGGCACGCAGGAATCCGTCCAATCGCCGTGGTGATGCCCGCGTCGCAGCCGACGCGCAACACGGGCTGGACGTGCTGTATCAGGTCCGCAGCTTCGCCGACATCACCCAGCAGGCGATCCAGCTGCCGGCCAGCGATGCACAGCCGGCCCCCGAGCCGCTGGGCATGATGGCAACGCTGCGCATTACCCGCCTCCCCGCCACCGATAGCGTCGAGCAACCCTGA
- a CDS encoding GNAT family N-acetyltransferase, whose amino-acid sequence MSLNQPPVPTIEHDAAAHRFQTVVDGQRAVLEYELRDGVMVIIHTGVPEAIGGRGIAAQLTRFALDHARAAGWKVVPACAYAATFMQRHGEYADLLG is encoded by the coding sequence ATGAGCTTGAACCAACCGCCAGTTCCAACCATTGAGCATGACGCCGCAGCGCATCGGTTCCAGACCGTGGTCGATGGCCAGCGCGCGGTGCTGGAATACGAGCTGCGTGACGGGGTCATGGTCATCATCCATACGGGGGTCCCCGAGGCCATCGGTGGCCGCGGCATCGCCGCCCAGTTGACCCGGTTCGCGCTGGATCACGCCCGGGCAGCGGGCTGGAAGGTGGTGCCGGCCTGCGCGTATGCCGCTACTTTCATGCAGCGCCATGGCGAATATGCGGACCTGCTGGGATAA
- a CDS encoding rhomboid family intramembrane serine protease — protein MQGPITLILIAVTALVSWMAFNNRKLADRLILWPPAIDKHKQYDRLVTYGFIHADFGHLLFNMVTLYFFGRSIEVIMLGTTGQWWVYPLFYLSALVVSILPTYLKNQKNPNYLSLGASGAVSAVLFAYILIAPWKLILVMFIPAPAIVYAAFYVGYSIWMDKKGGDNVNHSAHLAGAAFGVMFMLIMEPELLQHFLQSLMNPSFRF, from the coding sequence ATGCAAGGACCGATAACCCTGATCCTGATCGCCGTCACCGCCCTGGTGTCGTGGATGGCGTTCAACAACCGCAAGCTGGCTGACCGCTTGATCCTGTGGCCGCCGGCGATCGACAAACACAAGCAGTACGACCGGCTGGTGACCTATGGGTTCATCCACGCTGATTTCGGGCACCTGCTGTTCAACATGGTCACCCTGTATTTCTTCGGGCGCTCGATCGAGGTCATCATGCTCGGTACGACCGGGCAGTGGTGGGTCTATCCGCTGTTCTACCTGTCGGCGCTGGTGGTATCGATCCTGCCGACCTACCTGAAGAACCAGAAGAACCCGAACTACCTGAGCCTGGGGGCGTCAGGCGCGGTGTCAGCGGTGCTGTTCGCCTACATCCTGATCGCGCCGTGGAAGCTGATCCTGGTCATGTTCATCCCGGCCCCGGCCATCGTGTACGCCGCGTTCTACGTTGGCTACAGCATCTGGATGGACAAGAAGGGCGGGGACAACGTCAATCACAGCGCGCACCTTGCCGGTGCCGCGTTCGGCGTGATGTTCATGCTGATCATGGAGCCCGAGCTGCTGCAGCACTTCCTGCAGAGTCTGATGAACCCCAGCTTCCGCTTCTGA
- a CDS encoding POT-type proton-dependent oligopeptide transporter: MTTNDVAAAPNPKAKMPRQIGYIIGNEACERFSFYGMRNILVQFLITSLLLQEITAEGRAGEAKDIMHSFMIGVYFFPLLGGWLADRFFGKYHTILWFSLIYCVGHLCLALFEGNRQGFFLGLGLIALGAGGIKPLVASFMGDQFDQGNKHLAKIVFDAFYWIINFGSLFASLLIPLALKNLGPQWAFGIPGILMFVATFVFWLGRKRYVLVPLPPKDPHSFANVVRTALLAQAPGQGRMGLVVAVLGVLLALASFALVPSLGIVICLCLALVSVLAGIGGGTMLQLDRARGVHPEAAVEGVRSVMKVLVIFALTTPFFSLFDQKASTWVLQGQQMSMPSWFTASQMQALNPLLVMILIPFNNLVLYPALRRFGFEPTALRRMTAGIAFSGLAWIVVGGIQVVMDGGDAMSIFWQVLPYALLTFGEVLVSATGLEFAYSQAPASMKGVVMSFWNLTTTIGNLWVLLSNAAVRNHAVTDRIASTGLSETAFLMFFFAGFAFIAALAFGIYARRYKMVDNYRAV; the protein is encoded by the coding sequence ATGACGACCAACGACGTGGCAGCAGCCCCGAACCCCAAGGCAAAGATGCCGCGCCAGATCGGCTACATCATCGGTAATGAGGCGTGCGAACGCTTCAGTTTCTACGGGATGCGCAACATCCTGGTGCAGTTCCTGATCACCTCGCTGCTGTTGCAGGAGATCACCGCCGAAGGCCGTGCTGGCGAGGCGAAGGACATCATGCACAGCTTCATGATCGGCGTGTACTTCTTCCCGCTGCTCGGTGGCTGGCTGGCAGACCGCTTTTTCGGCAAGTACCACACCATTCTCTGGTTCAGCTTGATCTACTGTGTCGGCCATCTGTGCCTGGCGCTGTTCGAGGGCAACCGCCAAGGCTTCTTCCTGGGCTTGGGGCTGATCGCCCTGGGCGCTGGTGGCATCAAGCCGCTGGTGGCGTCGTTCATGGGCGACCAGTTCGACCAGGGCAACAAGCATCTGGCCAAGATCGTGTTTGACGCGTTCTACTGGATCATCAATTTCGGCTCGCTGTTCGCCTCGCTGCTGATCCCGCTGGCGCTGAAGAACCTCGGCCCACAGTGGGCGTTCGGTATCCCCGGCATCCTGATGTTCGTGGCCACCTTCGTGTTCTGGCTGGGCCGCAAGCGCTATGTGCTGGTACCGCTGCCGCCCAAGGACCCGCATTCTTTCGCCAACGTGGTGCGTACAGCGCTGCTGGCACAAGCCCCGGGCCAGGGCCGTATGGGCCTGGTGGTGGCGGTGCTCGGCGTACTGCTGGCGCTGGCTTCGTTCGCCCTGGTGCCCAGCCTGGGCATCGTGATCTGCCTGTGTCTGGCACTGGTCTCGGTGCTGGCCGGTATCGGTGGCGGCACCATGCTGCAGCTGGACCGCGCCCGCGGCGTGCACCCGGAGGCGGCTGTCGAGGGCGTGCGTTCGGTAATGAAGGTGCTGGTGATCTTCGCCCTGACCACCCCGTTCTTTTCGCTGTTTGACCAGAAGGCCTCGACTTGGGTGTTGCAGGGCCAGCAGATGAGCATGCCCAGCTGGTTCACCGCCTCGCAGATGCAGGCGCTCAACCCGCTGCTGGTGATGATCCTGATCCCGTTCAACAATCTGGTGCTGTACCCGGCCCTGCGTCGCTTCGGCTTCGAGCCGACCGCGCTGCGGCGCATGACCGCCGGTATCGCCTTCAGTGGCCTGGCCTGGATCGTGGTGGGCGGCATCCAGGTGGTGATGGACGGTGGCGATGCCATGTCGATCTTCTGGCAGGTACTGCCTTATGCGCTGCTGACCTTCGGTGAAGTGCTGGTCTCGGCGACTGGTCTTGAGTTTGCCTACAGCCAGGCGCCGGCGTCGATGAAGGGCGTGGTGATGAGCTTCTGGAACCTGACCACCACCATCGGTAACCTGTGGGTGCTGCTGTCCAATGCGGCGGTGCGCAACCATGCGGTCACTGACCGTATTGCCAGTACTGGCTTGAGCGAGACCGCGTTCCTGATGTTCTTCTTCGCCGGCTTTGCCTTCATTGCGGCACTGGCATTCGGCATCTACGCACGCCGTTACAAGATGGTCGACAACTACCGGGCGGTTTGA